The genomic interval ATGAAAGGAGATAAGACAGACTGAGATGTCGCTTTGCtggctataaataaatattaaatatggtgTCAGGTAACATGATTTTCAGTACTGCTGTTACACAGAATATCaaataaaaatccttaaaaatgggGATACAGGATGGGGAGTGAACGACGATCTGATGAGGAGTGGGAGCAGTTGAGAGTGGGCAACTGGCCTCCTGTGTGTGGGGACGCTCGTGTCCAGGTATGAGCAGATGCGGGGAGGTGGGGTCATGGCTGAGGCCCGGACGGTGCAGTGAGCATCACACTCCCAGGCAGAGCCAGTCAGACACTCTTCCCACCAATTTatcaggcagcagcatctgcCACCATTGCATTATCTAAATAGAAAGAATAAGGAGAGAACCTGCAGCCTCAACTAACCTAACTCTTCCACCTGGGGGATGCTGCGGTGAGGCCGACGCCACATCACCCCCATGTGCTTTTCATCTAAACGCTCTCATGGGTCTGTCTCTGCCCTGCTCAGGTGCCGTTGGTTCTGCACAGCTGCCGTGGCTGGACGGACCTGACTGTGGCCACCCTGTCCTGCCAAGCCCTCGGGGCCCTCGTCTGAGTGAGCAGCATGGACGCAATTCCTGTTGTTATACCCCTTCTTGCCCTGCGCAGGCCCAGCAGCCCCAGGCACCTGCCCAGGACCCTCCTAGATCCTGTCTGTTTGGTGGGACCCCCACCCCGTGTTCATGCCTGCTCCTTTCTCTTGTCAGAACTTCACCTCTAGCATGACAGCAGACACCTGTCTCATAAGCCACTGTGTGTGGGTGGCCTGTCACCTGGCATGGCTGTGGCAACAGTGGGCTTGCACAGCAGACATCCAGCCCAGAGTGCAGGGTGCTCGTCGCCCCAGCATCCCTACCCCGAGGTGCCGAAAGAGCCTTCTCTCCTGTGATCTCAGCAGACCATTCTCACCAGCGATGCTCATGCTCCCAGGTCCCAGAGGGCCAGCCCCAGGGCCACAGCTGACACGTCATAGATCAGTAGCACAGACTTCCGCCAGCTTCCCAGGCCTCTGCGGGAGCCTCTCCGTTCTCATTCCTGCTCCCTGGGATCGCCTATCTCATCAGCACAAAGTTTCAAAAACAATGTTGCAATAATTGAAAATTAGTTTCCATTTTTGGTGCCATTTAATTGTACATAtgtatgcgtgcatgtgtctgtgtgacgtgcatgtatgcacatgtgacgtgtgtgtctgcatgtgtgtgagcatggcACATAGGTGtgcgtgtgcttgtgtgtgcatgtctgcacATGTATGTGGGCATGGCACAtaggtgtgtttgtgtgcatgtctgCACGTGTGTGAGCATAGCACATAGGTGtgcgtgtgcttgtgtgtgtgcatgtatgtgtgcctGCACATATGTACCTGTCTATAGTGGAGCCACAGTGAACCCTGACACCACATATTCACTCTGTACAGATCTAGAATCAGTTCCTTTTACCAACCACAGCTTTCTTCCATGAGGCAAAGGCAACAGAATCTAATTAGAGAAAAGAATTATCAAATAAGTCAATTATTGAATTAGGgtgtataaaatgtttttaaaaatgtttttaaaagattcaaaCTTCAGAATTTCCAGGTGATGATCTTAAAACATTTCTTAGGTTctaattttggggaaaaaattttcctttcagaacgagatgtattttttattgagtccataaaaacaaaattcaacttGGGGAAAACtaccacataaaaattaaaatgtgatgttttctgAGTTTCTCAAGGAAATTAAACCAAAAGTTAGTATTTAAATAGAAGGTCAAATAAGATTTTTAAGTGGAAGCTCTCTGAACATACAGATTGTTCCACTGCTGACCTGTTCAATCCGGAGGGCACCTTGGTCAGAAGACCTGtgcaaaacatacaaaaataaatttgagaataaataaaatctagactgacaaaaatgaacatttcactataaaacaaatttttttttcttaaatatctacCTATGTGTGtgatgtggtatgtgtggtgtgtttgtgttatgtatgtataaatgtgtgtggtatggtgtgtgtgtgtgctgtgtctcTGTGTATATGTGGGGGTATATGTATGGTATGCCTCTGTGTATATGTgggggtgtatatgtgtgtggtgtgtgtatatatgtaagtggtatggtgtgtgtgtgctgtgtacatgtgggtgtgtgtgtgctgtgtctctgtatatatgtgggtgtgtgtgtgtggtttgactttgtatatgtgggtgtgtgtgtggtgtgtgtataaatgtgtgtaGTATGGTATGTGTGTGCTGtgtatatgtgggtgtgtgtatatgtatatgtgtgtgctgtgtatatgtgtgtgctgtgtctctgtgtatgtgtgtgtgttgtatgtttatatgtctatgtacgtgtgtgttgtgtgtataagtgtgtggtgtggtgtgtggtgcctatgtgtattgtgtgtgtataaatgtgtgcAGTATGGTACGTGtgtggtatgtgtctgtgtgtattgtgtgttttGTGTATAAGCGTCCAATGTGGTGTGCAGTAtttctgtgttgtgtgtgtgtgtttaatgtgaGTCCCCACACTCAGCCTATgggaataaaaaaataatagatctCCTTGGCTCTAAATATGCCATAGAACAAGTGAAACTGGAATAAAAAACCTAAATATATTTGTTGGGAGTGAGACGCACAACGCGCTGATGTAAATTCCAGAACTGAATGCATCAGCGCGATGTGGAGGAACCGAAACCCTTGCGGCGCTGGCCAGAGAGTTCATGAGCAGCCACTGGAAGCTCCTGGGCTGTAACTGCTCGAGCCAATCACCTTCTCTGCTAACGAGCTCGCTCCCAGACCTGCCCTCCACAGAAACAAAACCTAAGTCCACCAAAGACAAAGAATGCTCAATGCAGCGTTATTCACGATGCCTCCGAAATGGAACCCCCAAAGGCTCGTCCAGATTAGAATTTGGAAACAAGCTTTGGTGCCATCACTGACGGGATCCATGTCGAAGTTTTGATGCCTCTATTAAAATGGCACAGGTGAGCCTCAGCCACAGTGTTGGGCAAAATCAGTCAGGCCTGACCGCAAACCCCGCGATTCCCCATACACATGGCCCCAAATAGGAAAGCCGTCTTTTTGGTGACGGAAACCAGAATTGCTGTCCCCAAAGGCTCAAGGGGTGCACTTGGCTACAGGAGACACTCTCAGCTTTGAGTGGACAGGGACACACAGGCCTGTTTGTCAAATTTCCTCAGCTCACCCAAAAACAAAGATATGTTGCTGACGGTACAGGAGACTGGGCCTGGGTGTCCCGCCACTTGCCCTGATGTGGAGGGGATAGTGCCTCCGTCTCTGAGGGACTCGGGGTGTCCCACCACTGGCCCTGGCGTGGAGGGGACAGTGCCTCCATCTCTGAGGGACTCCGGGCCCCTGGAACTGATCATCAATATCAGCAGGCCAGATGTTTGgagattttagaggaaaaaagacGATGTTCTTAAAAACAGCCCATTAGGACAGAGAGCTAATCAGCTGTATAGGCATTTGCTCAATCAGCAAATAGTTTAAGAGcccattgtttttccttttatcgAATTGATGAAGATGGTTCAAATCCAGTTCAAACAGCAATGGTCAATTGCTGACTCGAGCCAAGTTGAGTCTAGAAAATGTCGCCTTGGGTCCACGAAGACCCACTGAGACCAGGAGCACAGGTGGAATTCACATCTGAGGGTCTTATAGGCCAGGCGGACCAGTCAGCCCCAAGAGGCCGGCTGCATCTAGTTTCTGCAACAGTGCAATTGCCATATTTAGAGACAAAATACACAATGTCCCTCAAATAGATCTGAGTATTTTTGCAAATGATattcaaatgcattttaaaaattaaatgagcagAACAGCATATTCAAAATACTAAACATCACTTGCCCATCAAGGGCTGGTCAGTGAACCGCCTCCTGATGACCAGCTGATGGTTCTGGGCTACAAATATGTAagtcaaatatacaaaaatactattcaataaaaaatgttttttctcttttctttgtcagGAAGCATCTGGACTCACTTTATAAAAAGGCAAAGTCTGTGTATTTACAGTTTTGCTGAGGAAGCGTGTGAGTCCTGGCCTTGCGGGCTGTTCCTTGTCACTGGAGATGCCCAGGGGCATGTTTTACACCTGGCCACTCCGTCCGGAGGAAGCAGGTGCACTGTGTGGGTGCTCGAGTCTCTCAAGGGGCATGTTTTACACCCGGCCGCTCTGTCTGGAGGAAGCAGGTGCACTGTGTGCAGGTGCTCGAGTCTCTCAAGGCTGCATGGCCATGCAGCGGAACACACTGGGGGACCTGGGCACAGGACAGGGGGCTCAGCCTTTCTGGTTGAATTCTCCACCCACTCTGGGACAAGGTTGGTGAGTCTGTGATGCTTGCCGTTGGCTGCCACGTGTCCCTTATCAGTGAGAAGAACAGGCAGAAAATGACATGCCTGGTGTATCCAAAGACCACACCTGGGAGCACCACGCCGACCATCGGGCAgtaattccattttaatttccaaCTCCTAGAACTCGGCAGGCAGTGGGCGGGTGCTGGGTGAGGCGCACACAGCATGTCATGTTAGTTAGCTGTGATCTTTCACCCTCTGAGCCCCCTGATGTCTACACAGAAAGGACACACTTTAACCCTGACTCCCATTGGGCACACATCTCAAACACCTAGGAATGCAACAGTTTTCTAAGGGGAAAGTATTTAGCCCCCACTGTCCAGCCAGGTGCAGCAGCAAGTGGGGGAGGCCTTAATAATATTTTTGCTTAAAGGAAGAAAAGTCAGTAAACATCCACAAATCACAGGAAGCATTATTTGGAAGGAATTCACACATTGAGTGAAGTCACGGAATTTTCAAATTTGCACAGCTCTACACAGCAGGAACATTAAAAAGACACAGCTGGACCAGCAGTTTGCAAACCTTAATTTCAAACACAAGAAGGgtttgaaatttctttctttaaagcgGGGCTGTGGGTCCAGAGCTGGCTTCACTGGCAGGACCCAAGCCCCCCAGGTGGCCCCGAGGCCCCACATGGGACAGAGGAGCCAGAGGCCCAGCCTCAGGAAACTCCATGTCAATGGCCACTTACCCCCAGCACCCCCAAGATGGCCCAGGGAGTGTTTCCAACTCAGTGAAGGGGAGGCTGTAgtcacacacaccatcacatatGGGGTATGACCCGGAGCAGGGCCCTCAGGCAGTCGGGGTAGACACTGACTCCAAAGACAGGAGCATGGTGGACAGCCACAGGCAGCAGGAGACACTCTGGAGTGAAGGAGAGGCTCAGAGGAGCAGGGCTTCAGTGAGGCCCACGAGAAGATGGGTGCTGCTGACTCCCATGCTCAGATactcacacatgcatgcacacccaCAGGTGTGCTCTCACACATGCACCACGAGTGCTCACACTCATGCAGACACACAGCCATGtgtatatgcatgcacacatccaCACAGTCACCCAATCAAAAAGTTCAAGACAGAGACGAGAGAAAAATATAACCCATTGTCAAGAGGTAAAACAGTCAACAGAACCAGACACAGGGAAGTCCCAGATGTTTCATCTGCTGGCTGGGATGTTCAAATGACTAGAGTCCATGTGTTAAGGGAACTAGAAGAaaaggtgaaaatattttttaaaaaaggtgagGGGATTTCAGCACAGCGATGAAATCTAAAACAGGCAAAGGAAAATGCTGGGAATAAAAAACCTGATTATCAGAGATAAAGAAGTCTGTTGACAGACTTATAAGCTGGTTGAACCTAGCAGAGGAAAATCAGTATACCTGAAGATAAATCAAGTGAAATTATATAAAGTGAAACACAatgtggaaaaaaagagaagagtgtTCAAGAGTTCAGATAATATCAAACACTCCAATATATGCATAGTGAACAAGAGGAAGATGAGAGAAACAATAGGAAAGAGGACGTATTTGAATAGACAATGACCAAGAATTTTCCACTTTCAATGAAAGGGAACAAAGTACAGATTCAAATATCTCATCTAAAACCAAGCAgtgtaaataaaacacaaaatcataTTTAAGCAGATGCATCATAACCACACTACTGAAAAACAAAGGTAAAGTGAAAATCTTGAAGACAACCAGAAGGGGAAGAGATGCCTGTGTACCAAGGGAAAAGATAAGAATTAGAGCAGAGTTATCCCCATGACTGTACAACCAGGAGACAATAAAGCAACCCCattaagtgctgaaagaaaaactgtGTCAACCCAGAATCGTGCACCAGCACGATAGTAGCTTTCAAGATATTATTTCAAGGTGAGGTAAAGACATTTCCAGGTCAGAAGCTGAATAATTCATTGCAGGTAGACCTTCACTACAAGACATTTTAAAGGAAGTTATTCAGGCAAAAGGAGTGTGATATCAGTGGAAAGTCTCGACCTAGACAAAAGActaaaaagttctggaaatggtaAAAGCAAGggtcattataaaatatatatttaattttttaagttactttaaaatgtaattgaCTGCCTGAAGCAAAGATGGTAATGATGTATCATGTGGTTAATAACTACATAGCAATATAATGTATGGCAAAAACAgcacaaaggaaggaaaaatggaagtTTACCTTAGAACAGGTTGGTGTAAGATTATGTTCATTCAGACTTGAATAGGTTAAGTATGTATATGTTAAGCCTTAGAGCAgacagtaaaaatttttaaagggctACAGTTAATAAGTCTATCATGGAAATAAGATCTGACATAAAAATTACTccaaaaattcagaagaaaacaagaaaataatcatCTAGGATAGCTTCAGGATTGCAAAAGAGAAACGTGATTTCAAGGATTCCTTTCCTGTGACCACACCACTTTGCCTGTGTCTGTATCCAAACCAAGCTGAGTCACAACCACCTATCATCCTCCTGCCAGGTCGTCTTACTGGGGGACGGCTCCACAGCAGCAGGAACATGGTCCTCTCCGCACCACACAGCCTGCTGACCTAGCCCAGCTTCTGACGCAAGCCTGTGTTCAACTAAGAGGACTTGCATGGCCGCTTAATGCAATCTTAGCACTCAATTTTCTCCCCTGGATTTGTGGACAAGGATCTAATTTTCACTGTTAGATTACTGTGGAGATGGTCATAATCACATTTTAGAGCACTGCTAAAATACTGAACTggttaagttattttaaaaataataaaacccacaATAATTAAGAAAGAGGACAAAAGAGCTGAAGCGGAGTTTGGGTGAAAGAATCACCTCAGGGTATCAGCAGCTGATTCCTAAGAAGGGCAGCTTTTTAAACAGAGGTAAAGTGGGATGTCTGCCATGCCTTTCTGCACCTCTCTAGCTTTTCCATGGACCTGGAGATAAAGTTATGGCGTTTCTCTAAAATGTGTGAGATCCTTAAAGCCAAGGCGATTTATCCCGTAAAACTTCAGTGCTGGGCACTTTAAAATCCTCAGGAGTCATCTGATATAAATAAGAGTGTCTTTGAGGTTTGTGACAcgttcatattttatattttataatataattagaaaaatttcCCCTGTGATGTCAGTTACCGTTCATAGTAACAATACTATCAAATTCACTTCAGAGAGGTTGTTTCTGTTTTCAGctttttaacataaaacctaaattACACAAGAAATACTTTTCCTGTCCTTTAGAAATATAGTTTTAATAATTTGGACACTCTCAAGAGTATAAagtaagttgaaaaaaataactaaaatgccCCTCAGCCAGGGACCCTCAGCACAAAACCAGGACCAGGCCATTTTAGGAAGTGCCCCTTCGCGTCAGCAGATGAGCGAGTCGGGGGCTCTGTGCTCCCCTGGGTGTCTCCAAAGGCACCCGCCCCGGCCTTTGCTTTTTCCCTCAGGGTCTTCCCTGGGATGGTTCCTGGGAGCGTCTGTCCACGAGGAGATGGCACGTCTTCCTGTATAACCTTGTACCAGGAGGGAGTAAAACTCGTTTATGCTGAACAAGGATGTTTTCCAGAGACCACTGACAAAATCTAggcttctgattttttttgaaagagaaatcAGCAATCAGAACCTGAAAAGGAAGTGGCAGCTTGCAGCTATGAGACAGCACAGGGCATGGGGCTCCAGGGCTGGAGCCCAGCGGGACATGGGGTGGACATGGCCTGAGTTTGTCTGTGGTGGATCAGTGAGGCTTCCAGCGGACCTACCCCTGGCAGCAGAGGAGACTGCCTGGAAGTCAGCCCCAGGTCAACAGTCAGGGGTCCGCACCTGCAGTCAGGGGATGGGAGGGACACTGGGCTGCACCAGGGTCTCAGGAAAGGACCTGGCTGACTCACAGGAGCACCTGGTGCAGGCTGGCCTTTGGAGGCATCGGGAGTCCGGGGGAGGGGTCAGGCGTCTGTGCCCCTCACTGTCCAGCCACCACTCGTGGGCTCACCTGAAAGCAGCACCAACGAGGCTAGGCAACGCTCTTCAGCCAAGGGAATTCCTGGAGACAGATGGCCGTGGAGGCTGCTGGCCAGAAGCTGGGGGGTGGCCGCCCATCACAGATGGTGACGGGGACAGCAAGACACAAATTCACCACAGGTGCTTCTACAGTAGCACTTCTCAAAGCATGGTTCCCTGGAAGCCCTGAGGTTCCCCAAGGCCCTTCCAGGGGATGTGTGAAGTCAaagctatttttataataattctaAGACATtgtttgccttttcactctcaTTTTCTAACAGATATACAATAGAGTTTTCCAGAAGCTACGTGGAACATCTGTACCTGTGAACCAGGCGTTGGAGAGACTGGCAAAAAGAAGTAAGTCTCCTTACtatttgttcctttgttttggaaaatgaagctttctgaagaaaatatgttttatgtcATTCTGTAATGGGTTTatagtgttattttaaaataaattaataaatgtttaaaaacattctCAGTATTCATGTCTAATATAAATATCAATAGATTCAACCCCCCACGTCAGTGTCAGACATTTCTGGGGGTCCTCAAATATCAAGAGTCAAGAAATCCAGAGGCCATGAGGCTCAAGAGCTGCCATGTAGAGGACGTTGTGGCTAGCAGTCCTGTGTGTCCACAAAATCAAACACACACATTGGACAAACACCAGGATACCTTCCACAAAAGAATCATTCCACTTAAGGATATGGATTCAAAATCATACACCATTCCTATTACAAAAGCAGAAACTCAGATGATGTTCAAAGGTGTGTATACACCGGGGAGCAGGGAAATTGGAGGATGTTTACATTCCTGACGGGCCTCATGGTTTTCGTTCATCCATTTATATAACCTACACAATGACAGCTATTTACGTGTTTCATACGATTTTCACCAGGACGCAGCTGATAACTGCAGGTAGAAAGTCACCTCAGGAAGCTACTTGAAATAATTTCTTAGTCTTCCGTGAAGGTGGCAAGTTGAAATACTGTTCTCAGAAATCAGCAGAAGGTTCACAACCCTACCACATGTATCcgcatttttctttataaatatgaaCCTATGTCCACAAGTTTTAAGAATGATTTCAGGCCTCCAAAATTAAATCCATTTACAGAAACATTCAGGTCTTCAGGGACAGATACTGCTATTATGTGCTTATTGAAATTAcacaaaaatgataagaaaaaataaaactacattgcCTGATAAAATCTAATGTTTCCTTCCATTTAAAGGGCCTATGTAATATAGCTGACAATTCGAAACCTTCACAAACATCTAATGGCAATAATTATTGCTGAAATGTGTAATGACGCTAATAACTTCTGGAAACCACTTTTCCCTTGTGGATAAAAAACCATGATTATAATGTTCTAAAATGGTGGAGATGGATAAAGGCGGCCCCATAGCGCTGTGGCCGAAAATGCAAAGTTGGGACCTGGCCCTACGTGCTCCTCCTGGCCGCTCATCTACACCCTCTGTaacaaatcaggaaatgtgagtgTTTCCCGGGGTTCTGTGAGATGTCCTGGGAAATGACCTGACCTGAGGGGGAGGTCATGGGGACCCCACTTTGTAGGCGAGTCAGACAGACGTTAGGGTGAGATGGAGCTGGGACCCCTCCTAGGGACCTGCCAGGCCACCCcaaacatggaaataaaggagAATCTCGAGTTCATTCAAGGAAAATTACAGgcaccaagctggtcttgaaaacCAAACAAGCATCCAGGTAGGCAAGGAGGTAACAATAGCTCAGAACAACATCCGGCTCCCTctagaaactaaagataacacTGCCCCACATCCCTGAACCATTCTCCAGAAGCCCAGAACCTCACCACCCGGGTCTAAATCCACCGGCACGCAGACCCCCGATAACCAGAACCGGGGAGTGAACTCAACCTGCCTTTGGTTCTAAATTTCTTCCCAAGGAACCTGAAGGAGGAGACCCCCACAGTCTAGAACTTGGCATTCGTTTCTGCTGACCCCAGAGTTTTAGATACAGCTTCTCCTGCAAATCAGAGAATCTTTGAATCCACTTATGACCTATGGGTCTCACTTCAAgatatctctttatttttttttttttaaggtgaaacCGATGGTTAGCTTCCAAGTATTGGTTTGTGACTTTACCAGCAGTCTCTTCCTCCCACCTTTAAAATCGTTACCTGTAGGCCGCTGAGGAGCTCGGGTCTTAGCAAGAGCTGCCCgattctccttgcttggtgccCTGCGAATAAACATCCTCCTTTCTCCACTGCAAAACCTCAGCGTGGACGTCTGTCTTACTGCGCCAGGCAAGAGGACCCGATTCGATTTGCGAACGGGGGCGCATCCCCCGCCGCTGGTGTCTGAGGCGGGCAGTCTGTGGCACTGGACCCTTCGCCTGCCGGGTCGGTGCTGGCTCTGGGCAGTTAGTGTCGGGATCGAGTTCAACTTTCGACACCAAGTCTGTGTCCAAGAGAACTGAGAAATTGCTTGGAGGAAAACCCCACaattggtgtcagaagtgttgtgCGTGTggaaaagtcattttcttttagCCATTACTCAACTGTACATTCAGAATGATTTTCAGGTGCGCCGCGCCGGCCGGAGGAGATGCATGGGGCGCCCGCGGGCCGGGGCCAGGTGCGGGGACCTGCGAGCGGACCCCAGAGGCGGCGGCACAGTGGAGCTGCTGAGCGGGCTTGAGGCGGCGGAGGCGCCCGGCGCAGGGTGGCTGCCTCCCGGGGGAGGCGACCCGGGGGCCCTGCTAGGGTGACGGCTCCTGCCCTCGGCCTGGGGTCATGAAAGGCCTCGGTGACAGCCGCCCCCACCACCTCTCTAGGGACAGCCTAGACCCACCCCACGAGCCCGTTTGCAGGGACCGACCGCAACTCCTACCTGCTGTCGCCCACAGAGGCCTTCGCCGGCAAGGCCCGCTTCCCTGGGCAGGACACCCTGCCGGGGGATGGCCTCTTTCCCCACAACAACCAGCTGCCCCCGCCCAGCAGCACCTTTCCCTGCATCCACGACAACTCCCACTTCGAGGTGCCAGAGGAGAgccccttccccagccatgcCCAGGCCACCAAGATCAACCGGCTGCCCACCAACCTCCTGGTCCAGTTTGAGAAGCAGCTGCCCGTCCACCGTGGTGGCTTCAGCACCCTCCAGTTCCCCCGTGGTGAGACCAAGGCCCGTGGCGAGAGCCCTGGCCGCATCCGCCACCTGGTCCACTCAGTCCAGCGGCTTTTCTTCACCAAGGCACCCTCACTGGATGGCACAGTGGGCAAGGTCGGTGGCAATGGCAGCAAGAAGGGTGGCATGGAGGACTGGCAAGGGCCAGAGGGCCAAAAGCAAGGAGCGGGCCAAGGTTGGGGAGCCCAAAGGGCGCAGCCGCTCCAACATCTCAGGCTGGTGGAGCGGCGATGACAACTTGGATGGCGAGGCCGGCACCTTCCGCAGCAGTGGCCCAGCCTCCGGGCTGATGACACTAGGCCGCCAGGCAGAACGCAGCCAGCCACGCTACTTCATGCACGCCTACAACACCCTCAGTGGGCACATGCTCAAAGCCACCAAGAACACACCACCCAGCTGACCGCCCCACCACCTCCGCCTGCACCCCcagccacctgccccagccttggGGTGGGCACTGACACCAACTACGTCAAACGGGGCTCCTGGTCCACTCTGACCCTCAGCCACGCCCACGAGGTCTGCCAGAAGACCTCGGCCACCTTTGATAAGAGCGTGCTCAAGCCCAAATCCTGCCACCAGGGTCTAGCCTACCATTACCCGCAGGTGCCTGGCGGCGGCGAGTGCAGCACCACGATGCTGTCCCCACGCGAGACAGATGCCGCAGCCAAGGGCCCCAGCCCGTTCCGGCTCATGCGCAGCAGCAGCTACATCAAGGCCATGGGCGACAAGGACAGCGACGAGTCCGGCCGCAGCCCCGAGCCCTCACCCAAGACCGCAGCGCGGCGCCAGAGCTATCTGAAGGTCACGCAGCCGTCACTGGGAGAGCAGAGCAACCCCCACAGGAGTCTGGACCGCCTGGATTCAGTGGACATGCTGCTGCCCTCAAAGTGTCCGGGCTGGGAAGAGGACTACATGCCCGTCAGTGACAGCCTCAACGACTCCAGCTGCATCAGCCAGATTTTTGGACAGGCCTCCCTGATCCCCCAGTTGTTTGGCCACGAGCAGCAGGTACGGGAGGCAGAGCCCAGTGAACCGGATGAGGCGGCCTGCGAGTCAGCCTGCAGTGAAGCGGAGTCCACAGCGGCGGAGATGCTTGATTTGCCACTGCCCAGCTGCTTCCGCTCCCGCAGCCCCAGCTACCTGCGTGCCATCCAGGCAGGCTGCTCGCAGGAGGAGGACAGTGTCTCCCTGCAgtccctctccccaccacccGGTACCAGCAGCCTCAGCAATAGTTGCAGCCTTCCGAGTTCATCATGCCTAGTGGCGTATAAGAAGACCCTGCCACCAGTCCCTCCATGCACCACTTCAAAGCCGTTCATCTCAGTCACAGTCCAGAGCGGTACTGAGTCTGCCCAGGATACCTACCTGGACAGCCAGGACCACAAGAGCGAGGTGACTAGCCAGTTGGGCCTGAGCAACTCATCAGACAGCCTGGAGAGCAGTACCCGACCGCCCAGCGGGACACGAGGTGGAGTCGGACAGCCTGGACAGCAGTACCCGACCGCCCAGCATGACACGGGGTGGAGTCGCCCCAGCCCCTGAGGCCCCAGAGCCACCCCCAAAACATGCAGCTCGGAAAAGTGAACAAGGGACGCTGACCAGCTCTGAGTCCCACCCCGAGGCCACCCCCAAAAGGAAACTGACATCAATAGGAATACAAGTTGACTGCATTCAGCCAGTGCCAAAAGAGGAGCCCAGTCTCGCTACCAAATTCCAGTCCATCGGGGTTCAGGTAGAGGATGACTGGCAAAGCAGCGTCCCCTCTCACAGTATGTCCTCCCGACAGGACACGGACTCAGATACCCAGGATGCCAATTACTCAAGCTATAAGTCATCTGAGAGGA from Pongo abelii isolate AG06213 chromosome 11, NHGRI_mPonAbe1-v2.0_pri, whole genome shotgun sequence carries:
- the LOC100436298 gene encoding LOW QUALITY PROTEIN: disks large-associated protein 4-like (The sequence of the model RefSeq protein was modified relative to this genomic sequence to represent the inferred CDS: inserted 7 bases in 5 codons; deleted 1 base in 1 codon), which encodes MKGLGDSRPHHLSRDSLDPPHEPXFAGTDRNSYLLSPTEAFAGKARFPGQDTLPGDGLFPHNNQLPPPSSTFPCIHDNSHFEVPEESPFPSHAQATKINRLPTNLLVQFEKQLPVHRGGFSTLQFPRGETKARGESPGRIRHLVHSVQRLFFTKAPSLDGTVGKVGGNGSKKGGMEDGKGQRAKSKERAKVGEPKGRSRSNISGWWSGDDNLDGEAGTFRSSGPASGLMTLGRQAERSQPRYFMHAYNTLSGHMLKATKNXTTQLTAPPPPPAPPATCPSLGVGTDTNYVKRGSWSTLTLSHAHEVCQKTSATFDKSVLKPKSCHQGLAYHYPQVPGGGECSTTMLSPRETDAAAKGPSPFRLMRSSSYIKAMGDKDSDESGRSPEPSPKTAARRQSYLKVTQPSLGEQSNPHRSLDRLDSVDMLLPSKCPGWEEDYMPVSDSLNDSSCISQIFGQASLIPQLFGHEQQVREAEPSEPDEAACESACSEAESTAAEMLDLPLPSCFRSRSPSYLRAIQAGCSQEEDSVSLQSLSPPPGTSSLSNSCSLPSSSCLVAYKKTLPPVPPCTTSKPFISVTVQSGTESAQDTYLDSQDHKSEVTSQLGLSNSSDSLDSSTRPPSMTRGGVAPAPEAPEPPPKHAARKSEQGTLTSSESHPEATPKRKLTSIGIQVDCIQPVPKEEPSLATKFQSIGVQVEDDWQSSVPSHSMSSRQDTDSDTQDANYSSYKSSERSLPDCTPHPNSISIDAGPSWAQIAQIKHSLSYGDNSDPALEVSSLHPPDPXLETSSSSPAEPAQPGTCHRDGYWFLKLLQAETEQLEGWCCQMDKETKENNLSEVLGKVLSAVGSAQLPISQKFQQFLGLCEQHLNPDANPRPIAQDLAGFWDXLQLSIEDISLKFDELYHLKANSWQLVETPEKRKEEKKPPPPVPKKPXKSKPAVSRDKASDASDKQHHEAHKRLPVAKWAASVWQNSATESMESIKIYVPEAQTRL